The DNA segment TGACGTTAGACAAAAGCGTTTTCTTCTTGTtcttaaatgaaattattttttgttttaaaaatgtggTAGTAATAGTGTAATAAACTTTAATACAGCTGAGTGTTCTTCAAGTGAAGTCGTGCGTTATGCAGTTCGCAGCTTTGAATGGAATGGTATTATTGAGAGATATCAAAAAGACGAAAAGCAATTTGTATTATCATCTGATTTTACTGATACCGAAAGTATTGGAAACTTAGTTTCGAGAATTTCTCAATTTTTGCTTTGATAGAACTTTTGCCATGAGTACCTGCCGGAATCAGTGTTTTTGAATATACCCACTTAGCTTGCCAGGTTCCATGTGGTATCAAAGTTTCTACATATCAAGCCATTTATGCTGCTGCTCAAAGCATGTGCAATTTGCTTTACCTGACTGTGATAAGGAGTTATTGCTGAGCAGAATTAAACTTAATGGTGGCATTTTGTACTGTAACCAATTGTCTGCTGCAGGAGGCTTAGTGGTATTTGCTTTTAAGATAAATTATTCATTTCAGTGTATGTTTATATCTTTGTGGTGGCTTTAATTTTTCATAGACAAatattacaagaaaaaaatgaaaaatacattCATGCCAAATACCTTGAATGCTTCAGTTCTCAATTAATTTAAGAAATTTCGCACCCAATTTTCGAACTGTACagtattaaattgtttttctgtGTCTGCTAGAATACTAAGTCAGAAAGGGTGTGGATCTTTgtgtttatattatttacgCTATAAGGATACTTAATTCGTAATAAAATTTTCCACTGTTGTTATAATTTGTACTTTAGGTTGTGCACAAATAGTgtatagttttcaaaaacatgGCAACAATGACTTCCTAAGGACATGTTGTcagattttaaataaaaaaaattgaatctTAGTAGATATTGTTACATTTTTCTAGTGCTTATATGCTATTGCACAAAAggaattaaaaaaagtttgctcCAAATGAACActtaaaaataacatcaaatatgaaatcaataaaaaatgtatcaatagaaataataaacaatttttgaaaggATATCTCTTCTTCAGAAAGAAATTAGTTCGGTATGAGATGACTGCTACAAGGCATTTTCAAATAGTTGATGATAATTGTATctactttatatttttagtCTTTGTGAACAACCATTCTGTGATTAGTAAGCCTGTCGTTTGAAGACAGGTGTGACAAAAGGACTCATAGTTAAAACCTGTACCTGATGTTTACAGCAAAGTACTGCTAtacttttgaacttttttggTTCTTATTGCCTGATAAAGTGCAATATTAATGTAATTAAAATTGTTACTGATATAAGCAGTAATACCAGTGGACTGAAAATATCTTTATATATACCGTTCTTGTTGACTGTCATAGGCCTATAATTATAAGACTCacattttggttttaaaaaaaataaattgtaggctatataccaacgaaatattaaaaataagcATTTTTATTGGCAAACTAGTAAAAGATTAGACACATGGAAGTAATTACTGTATGTCAAAtgacttaaaaaataaaagaaatagtGTAATACTGTACTCAATGTTTTTACACAATTGCTGCAAACTTGAAGTTTACTTTTTGGTTTTTGTGGATACTAGGTGCTCTTGTAGAATTACTGGTACATGCCCAGTCGGAATTTTATTAATTGGCGTTTTTCGAATGTACGACATTGCACTTATATGTAAAGCGAGCATTGTTTTGTCTATAGGTGGCTtcgttttttcaaaatattttgtgaacacATGCCACCATCTTGGAGTTTTTTTTGGCACAAAGGGAGCACCATTTTCATCATCACTGTCATAATTCTCTTCTCCTTCTTTAATATCAACCACCTGTTGAATGATGCATTTCAATTTACAACAGATTAAATTCATAATTTTACACTACCATCAACGCAATTGTTCTCTTGCTTAAGCTGCGCAATTAGAAACGTTTTGCCTGAAAAGACATAATATTTGGCAGAAATGCCTTCGAAATTTGTTTCTTACCACATCTGGTAGGAGCCTGATTTTTGTTAAATCGCGAGACGGCTTCTTTTTTCTTACAAACAAGTTTCCATATCCCACAGTGGCGCAAACAGTTAACAATATGCCACCACTAATAAGTACGACTTGgttaaatgcaaaacaaaacttcatGGGCAGCAAAACTGTACATACGATGTAAaatcagtttttaaaaaaacgcTGCTGCAGTTACGTTAACAACCTATATGTAGGTTAGTGTTTCTTGTTTGAAAACGCTTGGGTTAAGCCCAAATATGTTGAGCAGTCAGCAAATTTTTCTCCTGTCATGCGCAACGTTTTTGAAAGACCTAATATTGGACCACAGACTATATAGCCTAAGACTGCAAATGCCGCAACGCGCAAGTGTTTTGGTATGGGCGTCACTAGGTTTTAAATCTTAGTTATAGTAGACAGTAGTAGTAGTATGTGGCTATAGCAACATAGACTAAAATATCACGTTATATGGATGGTATACCTCAAATACTAACTGTACAGTAcagtaaatatattttctttaaatgttccctgaaaaattattatagattgttttttatttgttacaatTATATGATATCTATCAGTTAGCAAGTTTGCTAATTTGGTGGTTTCCCCTATTGGCGAAACTTACGCTGGTATCATAGATTACTTTCGTCTTGAAGtagaattattattattatcgttattattattaaagatTTGTGGAGTCAAggatatgaaaatttttttaaacagtaGGGTAGGCTGTGATTATTACGACCAAGCCTTGATGAAAATCGAATTTTTTAGCATGATTTCAATTTCTGCCTTTcattaaaaaaggaaaaaatcgAAACGACGCAGCTGAGAAGATTGCGTGCCGATGTCgtgcaaaatttgtttcctGCCTTGTGACGTTAAGATATCGCATTACTCAGTGTAACTTCTCCCCTCAAAAACCTCGGAGATTGCCGTCAGATTTGGGAATTTAGGCTTGAAATGACCTTTTTAGCATATGAgggtatttttatttaatttaccTGTCAAATTAACAAATACCCAAGAATGTAAGTAATATTagggagcacgacatatggccgcgggaaagtggccgcgaacaaactcaccggggtcaactgaacgtgacgtaaattgaccgcagacaaactgactgtgacataaactggccggcgatcaaattaaccgtcgataaattggccggcgatcaaattaaccggcgacaaattggccgtcaaaaggtcaaagttttaaactcggtagtatatgatatgtaaagtaaatatttgtttgtaactatttcctttgtttttaacaaaattgttttttatttcaatacacattgaaacgtttattgaaataaacagaaatatttccggaaatacgagaaatacgagtaacaacattaaaagacgttcactgcaaaacacatatgacactacataatatgggcactaaaatttacacaagctgttatttgacaaacaaggaagtttattgcgcaaattgtaggttgtgggcgatgcctctgagaaaatctaatatgtcacggtttgcaaaatcttcaacgatggtttgaagtcgcgcatccagatccttgtattttctccttttggcaggaggcccttgggcacagagcgcctcaatcttgtttttgtttatgttctgcaatttccttaaagcttctataaatttccaaatggttgggtgttgcattgataacatcctgtttattagactgtggtgaccttcaactttgttgttggttctggCTTCGCCATTTAACACCCGAACATGGACGTTCCAGAAGTCATGTGAATATGGCGGGTCTCTTCGGAGCTGAGTTCGAAAGCGACGCCCGATGTAAGTACGCtcaaagtagtcgagaagCGGAAGCATTTCATCAGGCAAAAATTCCTCTAATGTTTCAAAAGCCTCAATCAGATGCTGTATTGGAACAAATGCCAAAGCCGGTATGTGACGCAGCAGTAGTGCAAATTCTTGATCATTTTGATACCTTCTTTGAAGTCCGATTTGCTGCATGTGCTTCCtgacattttgatttaaatgaaaaaagcaacCACTTACTGTGAGGTCATCATAGTCAAACACCATCCGAATTGCATTTATTGCagacatttcaaaatcaaccaaaaaaCTTGTTGGATGTGCATTTGGTATCAGTTGCCACGCTGCGCGAAATAACCGCTCATATGTTTCTTGTGCTTTGTTCGGTAGTAAACAGTACAACGCTGGGACAAGGTCGCCATGTCGTGAAGCATGGATAGAGTAAACCTGTGAAAATATTGGCGGGGTAACCTTGAACGTCCCATCAGCTTGCCAGTTTTCTGATAATTCTAGTACTCTTTTGCTCTCTTCGGTGCCAAAAATTAATATCCTATTTTCTTCAGCTCCTGAGTCATACTGCAAAAAAAGTTCAGACCCCATAGCATCAtctaaaagaatatttttgtacGAGTCAGGTATTTCTAAATCTGTGCAGTTCAGTGGATTTGCAGGTGCTGCAACAGTCCTAAGTCGTGTTCGTTGTATTGatcttttcagatttttttccACAATATGCGCTCTGACGGCACCTGGCAATCCCACTGTCGCGTCAGATATGATATTTGCTGGTGTGGACGTATCGTTAGCGTTGCCAGCGCGTTCCTTGACGACCGTAAGTAGTTTGGCCACTTGAACATGTCTCTCTTCTTGTAGGTGACTGTGTTCGTGCAACTCTTTCGTGACTAAGCCATCTACAGTATGGAGACGTGCCTTACAAAAACTCTTGTGGTAATTACTGCATCTCCAGAATGCAGTTTTCCCGTCTGAACTTTGTCCATCTCTCCAGAAAATGTAATGGttgtaaactaattttttcttaccTCTTTGTGAGATTACTTCTGCCATTTTCAGACCttaaaaatcagttttattCTAAAAGTGTCGGCATCTAGTCTGCAAAAGTATCTCAATTTAGTATCTCAATCACGTGGCTATAGGCATTACACCGGGTTTACTGGCAACTCACTTAAACAACACAAAGTCGTAAATGTACAAAACAAGATCACTTGATTCCTGTCTGTTCAATCTGCTGATTCTGCTCATCTGCTGTCTCACTCTCCAGTctccacctgctgggcttctccaactctttttgcaatttacaattattagcataaccataaccaagacttaaaactaggggagtcctgacgtacagcttcaatctgacaatttacttaactaaagtgtccattgttattgcaataagtccattgttacaacatgagataggctacaacgcattgtttcataatctcatcaaacaactcgtctagactgggaaaatgtatgtaacaataagaaatctatgaatatggGTCAccgtacaaggggccaaaaaactctacgagtggcaaccttgactgcaatacacatactggatagtgactagatagtgaattagaattttgaccttttgacggccaatttgtcgtcggttaatttgatcgccggccaatttatcgacggttaatttgatcgccggccagtttatgtcacagtcagtttgtctgcggtcaatttacgtcacgttcagttgaccccggtgagtttgttcgcggccactttcccgcggccatatgtcgtggaaccgtaATATTAcagcttataagatgtctattgaatTCCAATTACCATGGCAAGCTTAGACAACTCATCTGTTGTTTTCGGTGTTTACTCGGCTAACTCTGCTCGTTGATAGAAGTGCAAGCTTAAATACATAAGGTGATGAGAGATAAAATGTTTGACATGAAAATCACTGCGAGTGATAGCATGTGCAGTGAGCAAAACAATGTTTAGACGATGGGAGATACATATAGCTGAAGCTGACACATTGAGACATGGATAAATAACATATGTCTCAATAATCAGTGTTAAGGTTAAGAAGCaggcatttccaataaagacttcttatcACAATAGATATTGAAAAACAACCAGGGACCTTTCCTAAAAGAAGTgctcacataaagttattcagagcaagtttccaaatatcaaacgacgGTTGAAGCgtttgtcaaaaaacaaattcataaacttcaatcaataactaaaaaacacttttgcaaggaatgatgtaatggtattaaaaaataccacccaggccgcttCAGACTTACTCGGTTAGTACGgggaaaacaaactttttcatcaGAAAACTTATGCTGACTCATGCGACATTTTTGCGTTACAATGCTTGGAACAAATTCGGCATGACACCGATAGTTAGCCAGCacaatttgtaataaaaaaatcttgatacaataaaaatgtgacgtaTGTGATTGTTTGATCGAGGTAACCGATGTGAGGTTTCGAAGTAAGTGTCTGATAACGGAAACATCTGACTCCAATTAATAAGTATAAGAACGCGAAAGCGTGTTCTTCCCAATAAACAATTGCGGCAAATCGAACCCTTAACCACTGATCACTTccaagcaataaaaaacatcTTGCGTGTATTGCACAACGCGTATAATATTGACACGAACGGACGAGCAATATGTTTAGCTGGTAAGTGGTGACTCGTAAAACTCGTAAAAAAGAACATCTCATGTAACCTCTCTGTACGTTTTCGTTACAAAAAATTCTATGAACTTTTGGTAGACATTTAGTAACCGACCTATAGACTCTCAGTTGCGCGTCCTGGGCGAAATTTATGcaggaaaaaataaattgattgaaatatgTTAAGACAAGGTTGAAGTTTGTGCACTAAAATCAATATACTGTAATATATACAAGTTGATGTCACTTCTGTGGTAAAGGCACGAATCCTTCTCTATCAACctaatttacaagtttttccGAAGAATGTGCCAACTTTAATTACTTTTCATTATATTTCTGGATTTGTTTGAATCGCCAAAGAAAATCGTTGAAAACTATTATCATTCTTCTTCGATCAAGACTTACTAAATAAAGGTGAAATGCAATGTTGGTTTGGTTAAAGTATATCTGCGGCCGCAGTATAATTGTTTATACTATAGCTATATAGATAGGCTAATAACATGGTTTACAAACATCCCAATCGCTCTTTACTGCACTGAACTAAAGAAAGAAATACATTAAAGagcaaatttgtaaaatcaaTCACACATTCACTTTGTTTCACCTTTTATTCACATTAATCTGTGCTTTTAAAAAAACCTTcgataaaaacaataaatctATATATCACAGTGCGATTCACATAATGCTTTCATTTTCACAATAAGCGCGACTACTAGAAACCATTCTTATTTCACGCGATATCGCTTGCCGTAGTTCGGTTTGGGCAAGTCTGCGGTCGACGTTTGTGCACTTGCAACTGAGAAGAAAACGGAAAGTCTCACGCAGGTCGGGTGAAAATCCAATGTAAATTAACGGGTTGAGGGCGCTGTTGAGATATCCCAGCCACAGCACCAGACGAACCTGAACAAAGCGAACCGTGTCAGATAATGTTGATACAATGTTAAACAACTTTTGGTTTTTAAATCTACAACTAGTATTGTCCACCATCCTACCATGAGTCCGTAACAATATCTTATTGCAACgcataaaaattattttgttgagAGAATTACAAGAATGGGTTGAACTACCGTCACCTACCAGCCAAAAAGGAATGCAATCTTGCGATTCGGGATTTGCGCAAACAAATGGCCGCAAGAAGGTGACAGTGAAGAATGGCAGCCAACAAAAAGTAAATGCACCAACGATTATTCCTAAAGTTCTCGTTGCTTTAACATTACGCATGCGGTCACGTGTCGTTGCCATTGAAACGCGTCGTCTAATTTGATGGAACACAGTGGGCCTGCGCAAACAAGTGGCATTTGCAAAAAGATTGTTTGTCGAATTCCGCtaataaactttaaaagttttaactcaCTTTAAAGCCTAAAAATGTTGTCTAAGTTTTGCGCAACAACGTCTAAAGGATAATGTTAAACTTGCTTTCTAGAAGTTACGAAAAAAAATTAGTCATACCTTCGTCCGTTAAGATGGGAAATGGCTTCTGGATGAAGATGAACACTTTTGGTAGGTAAACTTGATTTCCGGAGAATACTATTGCGTTTACCGTTTGATACGATAGCGGTTTCACTAATGGATAAACTGCGACTTGGCAGTGAAGAGGTACGGTAAAAAGTAGGTCTTCCATTGGCTGGTGATGATGCTGGAGGCAAAATACTATGATGGAAACCTTGATCAAATTTTTGGCGATTTTCATCAATTCTGCAATTAAAGGAGCTTGATCGCGTATATAGTGGTTTTGAAAAGGAGCTTTCATATTTCTTCGACGAATCCCGTTCGGACATCAGTGAAGTTTCATGCAATGGTCCGTTTTCGGTAAGTTCCAAAATATTATCTTCGGATATCGTGGGAAAGCGACACTCGTTCGCCAATCCGTTACACAATGATAAAGAATTAGACGCGAGAGGCGAAAAAGACCGATAAATACCAGGTTTTTGTCGCAGACCATAGTTTAAATCTTTACCATTTGAGCTTGTAACATTTGAACTTAAAACAGGGCTcgataaatgtgattttatcCCAGCAGTCTTTTTAGGCTGAGCCCTAAAAGAATTTTCTTTGCGAAAATGACTCCTCTGTTTTCCATTAGAGATACAGTTTGCAGCTATATTCGTTATAACTTCATCGCCACTAGAACCACTCTCTTCATTTTTGGTGGCCTTCTCACTTGCTAGGAATTCACACTCCGACGAGACGGTGTCTTCCTCACCACAGTTAGAGTTGTTCTTTTCGTTGCTGTAGTTTTCTGTTACTATCACAGTGATGCCATTGTTGTGCAAGTTGCCATTTGGCAAAAGGTTTTCGAAAGATTCGCTATTAACGCATTCGCCATTTTGTTTCACAGTTTTCGGTTTCAAAGTTTCAGAAGATTGTTTGAAGTTGTTGTTCAAGTTAGTCAAACGTTTGGATCCGAAAAGCCGGGGTGACGTTCGATTTTTCTCTAAAAGAGTTACATCAGGCGAATTTGGCGGAGTTCCAGACCAGTCCTGCCAAGAATGGTTCTAACTTAATGCATTATAGCCACATACTATACCACACTTAATGATGACTAAGCATACTAAAGCCACTTAATGATGACTAAATAATTGACAATGACTAAAATTGACTACACAGCTTGTTCTTTTAACTTACTTGCGAGCTTGAATAGCTGGCAGACCTCATTCTATGTCGAGCGTTAAATTTAGAAGCTTCCctaaaaattttccaatacATGCAAAGCATGACAGTTAGTGGAAGATAAAAAGCACCGATCGTTGAGTACACGGAAAACCAAACCTCTTGGCTAATTAAGCAAGTTTTTCCtagaaaaagaattaaaaaatccttgtttaaattaatttaacatAACATTCACAGGAAATTGAAACAAATGGAAAACAcgtaattaatattttcagatAATGTTAACTTATATCTCTTCCTGTACATCATCACCATTATATTGCAgggaagtttttgaaaagcaTGACCTTTCAGATATTAAACAAATAGTAAACAATTGTGCCTTATGATTGAAGGCTGCAGATCAATTTCGGCGCAACCTTTAAATTACGTACAGACAGAAATACattgtgataaaaatatttgcccAACCGTGGGATTTCTCCGCAAAAACTCCAAATTCCCTTATTTTTGGTTGCTCCTCTCCGTAGGTTTGATTCACAGTTATTCTGCATAAAAAATATGTGTCCAACTTTTTTGTGATGAAGTTTTATGCATTAGTGTAACAGATAGCAATCAAAAGTAAGCTGTTTCACCTTAAATATCTTGTTTCTAAAAATTGGATGAGTGATTTTTCCTGAAAAACTTGTGTCCCTGGTTGagtataaattttttcttccacTATCCATTGTTGCCAGTTAATGCATAAATTAACCTGAAAACCACATAAGCTTCATGTTTTCACTCTCACAGCAATTAAGTATATATGAATTGAGATCTGTGTTGAGTTGAAAGCATTGCGTACTAACTGATGAAAACAATGGGCTAAATTTCGTGTATTCAGCTTGAGACACAGCGAtcgttttttataaaaaccgCTTTTGTTAGAGATTTACAGTACTggattttcagttttatttttcggCATAGTTATTATACTAAATGCTtttaatgaatatttttaacttatgAGCCATAATATGATTTTATACCAACGTTCACAAAGAAACTATTTTCAGTTGAAAGAATGACGGCAATAatgccaaaataaaaaataagtaaacaaaatcAGATAACATGatgtatgaaaaaaaattggaaaaaattgGAGCAAGCAATGAAAGAAATTTGGGGTTAAAGCAACTCGAAAACGAGGaatgtttttcttcaaatttttcttggATCAATGTTTATCCTTCCCTATACTGAAGCCCCTACACTGCTTCTTGCAAGGTGTTTCCTATAAACAATGAGGGTAAGGCGGATAAATCACTTTAGATTTTACCTCTAAGTCATACTGTCGCACGTCGTGAATGAGGTCTCCTGCATTTTGTAATTTCACCTTGATCACTTTGTACGATTGACCCAAGTCAAGTGTAAAATGCCAGTTTCTCGAATCGCTGCGTTTAACACAAGCATATGGTGAATAATTACAACAATAAAGTAGTTTCATTTTGAAATCGACGATGTGATTATTACATAGAAGATGCTCCCGGGTCCCAAAACGTCGAGGTGTTTCCATCTATGGCAGAGGCGGCACGATGGCTTCCATTCCAGAAAGTGTGATTCAACTCACTTAATCCCACAACGGGTCTTCCGCTTTCTTCAACTACAGTATCTGGCGAAAACTTAAGCCAAGCAGGTTCTGCAGATATGACAAATTATAAGAACTTATATTGAAAGATTCCTCGGTACGTTGTGAACCAGCAGACTGATATGAATACAACATGATTTTAAAGTCTTAAGAATAGTCTCAAGCAAGATGAGTATTGCGTCACCCTTACCATCCTTGACGTTTTGTGTAAATCCGAACAAAGCAGGAATAATAATGAGACAAGAGAGCAGCCAAGCAGTTGCGATTAGCACCACCATAAGTTTTCCCGTCCTTCGTTTGGGATACACCATGGGCTGAGTTATCATCAGGTATCTAAATATGTTAAACTTGCAGTGTAAACTATAGTTAGAACATTTATAATAGTTCTCTGTTTCATAGTTTATATACGCTTGTTTCCTTTGGTTATTTTCCTTTAAACGTTATAAGTCAACTGCGCGATACAAACTAGATATAAACAGAAATAACGAGAGTTTACTTACCTGTCTATGCTTATCATGCAAAGATTCATAATACTAGCAGTGCAGCATATCACGTCAAAGCACACGTGAATGTCGCACATCATTGGTCCAAAAG comes from the Clavelina lepadiformis chromosome 5, kaClaLepa1.1, whole genome shotgun sequence genome and includes:
- the LOC143460582 gene encoding uncharacterized protein LOC143460582, whose amino-acid sequence is MNTSFVTVTARQTICGGDVTYPFAIPTAANVTEDTGHVATTVVISILTSLLSLLIAVGNGLIIVSVAMVKKLRQPANYLIVSLALSDFLVGMIVLPLTIVYDILGEWPFGPMMCDIHVCFDVICCTASIMNLCMISIDRYLMITQPMVYPKRRTGKLMVVLIATAWLLSCLIIIPALFGFTQNVKDEPAWLKFSPDTVVEESGRPVVGLSELNHTFWNGSHRAASAIDGNTSTFWDPGASSIDSRNWHFTLDLGQSYKVIKVKLQNAGDLIHDVRQYDLEVNLCINWQQWIVEEKIYTQPGTQVFQEKSLIQFLETRYLRITVNQTYGEEQPKIREFGVFAEKSHGKTCLISQEVWFSVYSTIGAFYLPLTVMLCMYWKIFREASKFNARHRMRSASYSSSQDWSGTPPNSPDVTLLEKNRTSPRLFGSKRLTNLNNNFKQSSETLKPKTVKQNGECVNSESFENLLPNGNLHNNGITVIVTENYSNEKNNSNCGEEDTVSSECEFLASEKATKNEESGSSGDEVITNIAANCISNGKQRSHFRKENSFRAQPKKTAGIKSHLSSPVLSSNVTSSNGKDLNYGLRQKPGIYRSFSPLASNSLSLCNGLANECRFPTISEDNILELTENGPLHETSLMSERDSSKKYESSFSKPLYTRSSSFNCRIDENRQKFDQGFHHSILPPASSPANGRPTFYRTSSLPSRSLSISETAIVSNGKRNSILRKSSLPTKSVHLHPEAISHLNGRRPTVFHQIRRRVSMATTRDRMRNVKATRTLGIIVGAFTFCWLPFFTVTFLRPFVCANPESQDCIPFWLVRLVLWLGYLNSALNPLIYIGFSPDLRETFRFLLSCKCTNVDRRLAQTELRQAISREIRMVSSSRAYCENESIM